The Callospermophilus lateralis isolate mCalLat2 chromosome 4, mCalLat2.hap1, whole genome shotgun sequence genomic interval atatggtgctaaggattgaacccagtgcctcacacgtgccaggccagcgctctaccagtgagccatagCCACACAAAGCCCGCTCAGTTGCTTAGCacattgctgttgctgaggctggctttgaacttgcgatcctccggcctcagcctctccagccactaggattacaggagtgtgccactgccCCGGCTCCATGTGGTTAATTTTGTGTGGATGGCTCACATCATTCAGCTCTTACTTGTTTGCGACTCATCTTACAGATTCTGATACTTTAATAACATGTATATGAAAGTTTTTCACACTGAAAGTATACAATTATGGAAATATTTGACGAAAATAAAACTTTGTTAGCTTGACACTTTCCTGAAACAAAACCTAACAATCTTAACATTTGCTGTCATTAATCAGATTCTACCAGAGGTGCTGGGGACCCATGTAGAGTGTACTTAACACACCACTTCAAGTTGATGAAGTGGTGGTTGTAGAGCTGTGGTTTTTACTCTATGGGAAatgtgtcagggtttctttacactGAGAGGTTTAGGGCGGCTTAAACCAGTGTTAATTCTGGTCCCAAACTATAGTGGAATTCAAATTCACATGATCTGGATTTAATTAACAAGTTAACTTACTAGAGTAATCCACTTTGTTCTATTGAATTGTCTTAAAATTTCCTGTTTTAAACAGCTACATTACTTGATTAAAacaatgttaatttttttaaaaaaatgcaacttacactatatttcaaaataaaaatataaaaggggttgaggttgtgactcagtggtacagtatccctgggttcaatccccagtaccaaaaaaaaaaaaaacacatcctggacctcaaattattttcattatgaGAGGACAGAACAGATAGTATAGGATAGTTGAGGGAATAGAGCTAAAAcctacatttagaacacagaaagtGCTGTTTTCTATTATAAAAATACAACCAAAGCAGTCAAACCAGTCAATGCTGAGATCTGAACAGTGTGGCTATTATGAAGGTAGATTCTGCAACTGACTTTACCTCTTACCAACCCTGGACCTATATTATGTGCCACGCCCATGTGTACACGGCTGCAAGCGATGGGACATAGAATCTGAACTGCAGTTGCCTTACTGCTCACCATGTTTCCAATGGTGGGCTCTGTCGTCACCTTGGggtttataaaaatacatattccctggggctggggatctggctcaagtggtaatgcgctccCTGGCATGcctgggcactgggttcgatcctcagtaccacataaaaataaaataaagatgttgtgtccaccggaaactcaaaaataaatgttaaaatttaagttctttctctcaaaaaaaaaaaaaaaaaaaaccatacatATTCCCTGACTTTGTCTATGGAGTCAaaatggaaagatggtaggaatcCAATGTGGGTGTTTgcctttttaaataatttttttcatggAAGCcttacatatatacaaaaatatgtGGAATCATTATTATACAGCTCTGAAATCACCAATtaggtttaaatatatatatatacatagggctgggaacagtggcacagacctgtaataccagcaactcaaAAGGCTGACACatgaaaatcacaagttcaaagccagctacaGCATCTTGGCAAGAACCTGTccccaaaaaagtaaaaagagctaGGGTTAagctctcagtggttaagcacccctggcttcaatcctcagtatccaaaacaaaacattttaagcaagagtgatttttttttttaaatgaatgcaaAGAACAGAATGTGGGGGAGATGAGAGCAGCAATGAATGGACCAGTTAGATAAGAGAACAGTGGTCCAGGTGAGAGATGCTGCTGCCCTGGTTTTGGAAGGTGAACATGAgactgaacaacaacaaaaaatcattctcTTTGACACAGCATGAAGTACTAGTATTGGTGACACATTTGGAAGTCACCAAAAGGCAGCTGGACATGCTGACTTGCAGCTTGAGAAATCTTCATGACAGCTACATACTGAAAAATCTTTTGGGGCTGGGGGTataactcagcagtagagtgatTTCTTAGcaagcacaaagccctgggtttgatccccagctctgccagaaagaaaaaaagttctaTTAAAAAGGTAGGaggtgaggggctggggctcagcagtagagggcttgcctagcatgtgttcaatcctcagcaccacataaacaaacaaaataaaggttaaaaaaaaaaaagtaggagataggctagggatatagttcaATTGGTAGTGTTTACCTCACAAAcacaaggccctggcttcaatccctagcaccaaacacacaaaaaaaggtaGGAGGTAAGCATGACATTTAAATCAGGTCATACAACTTTAATGAtgatttgctttaaaaaaatatgtacaagcaattttaaaacaaaatattttattgtacatgttaattatgaaatatttaaattagAATTCAAGGAACTTGACAACTGCTATCCAGAACATCTATGAAATTGCATTACTGTTTTTTATTTGCTGAAAATAAGGGAGGAAAAATCTATTCTGGTTTTCAGTAGTAAAGCCCATAAAGATTCTAGAAATGAGATTAAATTTACTGTTAGtcctaaaaactaaaaagaataatCTACCAGGTTCTTTATCTTTCATTATCCACTGGTAAGATTTTAAGAGGTTTAGAATCTGTTCCAACATAGAAATAAGGCCatatggttttggttttggttaaaGAATCACtgaaactatataggagagacctatCATCCCCATTATAAAAGGAAACCTCACCCAATTcaaaatccaaaaaaatgcctattTTACTGGGTTTTGGTACTGGCAAAAGCTGGGTTTTCTTGGGACCAAACACAACATAACCACTCTCAATATATCGTCCAATTGCCCAGAAGCCACTTAGGACTGATGGCAGATTCCTCCAGTTCCAAAGAAGATAGTCTTGACAGACACCTACTGTCCACTGAGGTTTGTTTCCCACGTCAACCTCCCAGTAATGTCTACCAGAATTAAACATCTTAGAACCCAGGACAGCAGGGCAGAGATAGAATCTCCTTGAGTTATAACAAACAGTCTGTTTTGTTCTTCTGAACGTCACACTTTTTCTGTCCTCAGAGACAATAAGCTGGGGATATGCTGTGTTGGGGTCTAAACTCACATCTCTATGAAACTGCTTTATGATTCTCTTTAAGCCAGAATACTGTGGAGGAAGACTGAAGCCATAGTTGTTTAATCCGAGTGACGAAAGTTCAGGGTGTTTTAGGTTTTGATACCTCTGGCGTATGCTCTTAACATCCTTTAGTAATACCAGGTCTGACTGCACACACTTGCCCTTTATTTCCTTCATTAAGCATTTTAATGTGGATATGTGATCTGAAAAAGTTACAAGGTTGTCATTAAGTTTTGATAAAATATCCAACTCTTCATCTTGTATTTGCTTAAGCAGAGCCTCTTGCTCATTCTGTAAACATAGTTTAATTTGCTCAAATTCAGTATttatttcttctctcctatattctACCTTCTTTTTCAGCTCAAGAAATTTCCTACCTTGCAGAATCAGCACTTTTTCAACTCGTTCCACATTATTCTTCAATGGCTGGATGCTAGATTCTAGAATACGTCTTTGGAAGGTGGCAGCTTGCTTAATGGGACAAATGTAGTGTCTCTGATGTTCAGCAGAGAAACTGCACTGGGTACACAAAATCTGCAGATCCTTCACACAGAAAAGGGTCATAAATTGATTATGTTTCTCACAGATAGCATTTTCTTCTTGCCTCTTCCTCTTGCTCTTTCTGATCCGGAGTAGTTGAGCAATTTCAATCAAATTACAGAGCTGGGGGTTCCTCCtgaacttcctttctggaaacccAAATCGGCAGACAGGGCAGGGAAAGGCATCAGTTAGATCCTTCCAGGAATGATTGAGGCAGTCAAAACAGAAGTTATGCCCACAGCTAATGGTCACTGGGTCTTTCAAGTAATCCAGACAGATGGGACAACTGCACTCCCTTTGGAGGTCTGCCAAAGCGGACACAAACTCCATTGAGCTGTGAGTAAAGTTGGTGCACAAGGTAATACTTCCTTGGGAAACCCTCCTCAGGTCTAAATGTGAAGTATGAAATAGATAACCCTCCAAACCCACGCACACAGACCAGATGTAGATTTTACTGGCCTGGCATGTTGGTGAATGTCAAAAGCCTTATTTAGATCTCAGCACTTTAGCTCAGAGGATAAGAAGAATTCACAGCTTATCATTAGCCCATCTGCACTCAAGTTTAATGACTTTCTTCAAGAAAGCAGCCATAGACCTAATGGACCAATCATTCctgtgggtgagaaaatatttttaatttcaaaatgtcCTGGATTTGAAACCATGATACAATAGTTGATTGAGACAAGAATTATCAATAACTGTTACCTTTACAATGTAGAGATCGAAAGAATACCACCATAACCAATGATGGGAAAAACTGATGAcctaaaataagaaaaacattaccatcaataaataataaaaaaaattacctgTATCTAATCATAGGGAAACAATCACAAAAATCCAAATCATAGTGATTCAGTAAGACAATGATATTGGACTGCATAAGTGACAATGATAACCAAAAAATGAGGCAgggaggagctggggatgtagctgagagGGAGACTGCCTGCATAGCATGTGCCAGGGCTCCATACCCAATAAGGCAAAACAAAAGCCAGGTGTGTTGGActccacctataatcccagccacttgacaGGCTGAGGCAACAGAATCCCAAATTTGAGACCAGTttgagcaactcggtgagactgtctcaaaataaaaaaaaaaaaataagggctggggatgtggctcaagcggtagcgcgctcgcctggcatgtgtgcggcccaggttcgatcctcagcatcacatacaaagcaaagatgttgtgtccgccgataactaaaaaataaatattgaaattctctctctctccctctctctttaaaataaataaataaataaataaataaataaataaataaatgtatggggaacacccctgagttcaatcctcagtaccaagaaaaaagaagaaagggctAGTACAGCACTCatgacttcaatccccagtactgagaagggaaaaaaattatatatatatatatatatggtagaaAGTATCAGATACTGGATATACTCAttatttactattttttcagtactagagatcaaacccaggggcactctaccacaagttacatccatagccctttttattttgagacagggtctaagttgctgaggatctcaTTAAatagctaaggctggccttgaacctgtgatcctcctgccttagttccCAAGTAGCTCGAATTACAGGGCACCTgggcaactcagtaagactctgtcacaaaataaaatggtTCAGGGATGGGGTAtaataagttcaatccccagtacagaaaaaaagaggaaaaaaaattcatcagGGACTATAGTCCTATATAaagtgatatctgctttccacatTAACCTTTACCATAATCCTTTCTTGCTAGAGTGCATCTACAATTAATTTGTATTAAATAAGCCAAGATCACCGCTGTGGATGTGAACTCCTGTCCTGTAATCTTCCAATACCTGTTTTTTCCTTACATCACTTCATAGACCTTGTCTCCTCAGGGAAACTGTCTCCACTCACCAATCTGACATTCTCCCACTTTCCTGCTTTCTTTCATTCTCccttctctctattttttttttaaatatttatttttagttttcggcggacacaacatctttctttgtatgtggtgctgaggatcgaacccgggccacacgcataccaggcaagcgagctaccgcttgagccacatccccagcccattctcTCTACTTTTAATCATGGGACTCGAACATAATTCTGAAATTGTCTTGTACATGTATTTGTTTCTCTTTGGCCTTCACCAGTAAATTGAGATAGATTGGAAGTTTGTAGTGCACCTTACTCCTTGGGAAATGGCAGAAAATTACTTTTAAGAGAGAAAGCCAGAttcagtggcccatgcctgtaatcccagcggcttggaaagttgagacaggattttgagttcaaagccagcctcagcaatgacaaggcactaagcaactcagtgagaccctgcctctgaatttattgttattcaataaaattttgacatTGTGGACAGTCACATCCATGTTTGACCTATGTTTCAGCAATCTAGCAAGATGTTGTCTCgacaaaaaaaaagaggtggatatgtttgtctcaaaataaagaactaAGGTTGTAGTTCGTTGGTAGACTGCCcctagattcaattcccagtacctacAAAACTTGATCgaagaaaagaatttttaaaacaccctgttagggctggggctgtgcacTTGCctgcctgtgaggcactgggtttgattctcagcaccacatataaataaagaaaggtctatcaacaacttaaaaaaaaaaaaaacagccgggtgtggtggtgcacgcgtgTAATATCAGCAGTTAGGGAGGCTAAACtaaagcaggaggactgcaagttcaaagccagcttcagcaaaagtgaggcactaagcaactcaatgagaccctgtctctaaataaaatacaaaatagtgctgggatgtggctcagtggtcaagtgtccttgagttcaatttctggtacccaaaaacaaaaaaacccaaacaccctgtcagccaggcatggtggtgcatacctgtaatcccagcaacttgaaaataaaattaaacaaaattttaaaaagggctgggatgtaattcagtggcaaagtgcttctGAATTAACTCTCCAGGACCCCTCCCCCGCCccaatcaaataaaaaatttgaaaattaaaaagccaggcacagatgcacacacctataatcccaacagctggggaggctgaggcaggaggatcacaaattcaaagccagcctcagcaacttaccaaggcactaagcaactcagtgagaccctgtctctaaataagatacaaaatagggctggggatgtgactcagtggtggagtgtcaaaagagagagagagagagagagagagagagagagagagagagagagagagcgagctggggatgtagcaccctgggttcaattcccaggacaaaacaaacaaacaaaccaagatatagTGTGCATCAAAATAAATCCTGGACACCAgcgaggcatggtggtgcacacctgtaactcagcagcttggaaggctgaggcaggaagatcccaaggactggggatttggatcagtggttaagtgcctctgggttcaatctccagcacaaaaaaaaacatggacACCATTCTCATTTTCTGGCTCCCTATACCCACCAAACCACAGATCATGGTTTAAGATTCTACATTTGTTTTTGTCAACCTTTAATTGAGGACACTACTGAGTGCGGCGGTTCATGGCCTGAATTCTTCCCTATTTCTGATTCTTGTAACTACACACCTTGGGCCAGCGGGAGCTCGGAGCTCATTAAACATGAGGCTAATAAATTAAACCTGTTGTGAATGCCCTGCTCCCAGGATTCGACCTTCATTACTTTAGACGATACTTGACATAACTGACCTAaactttctcatctgtaaaactactaacttcctacctAGAAGACCCCTGTGCGGAGTCAAGGGTCCGCTCGGGTAGTGCTGGCACTGTAAGGTAACAGATCCTTCCCTAACACCTCAAATAATTCTTTGACGAACACGTGGCCACTTCCCAAATTGGTGTTCCTCCAAACCTCTCCTCCAGGCCCTGTTGGGttacaaacccagggcctcgcacacagagggcaagcattctaccactgagcttcacctCCAGTCCTTCACCaggacttttaaaacttttttaaagttTTGCAACAGGTTCTGGCTAAACtctccaggctggcctccaactttgttcctcctgcctcggcctccagggcacctgggattacaggcgtgcgccacctggAATCCTGAATTTCCCCAAAGAGGATTCCACAGAACTAGAGGAGACCCAGTCGGGAACAAGCCGCGACCCCAAGGCTTAAGCAGTTTGTTAAGCTTCCCGCCAAGTTCTGGGGGCCTTCTTCCTACAGCTTCCCCCCATCCCCCCGCCCCCCGGGCCCGTTTACCTGGAGCGAGTAGAACCGCGGATCCCGGCCGAAGGACCACAGCCAACTCTGAACCGACGCAGAAAGGGACCAGagcaccccaccccccacccccgcctcgGAAGTGCACTTCGTGCGCACAGTGATTGGCTTGTCCCTGGAAGTGGGCGGGCAAAGAACTCGCGCATGCCCAATGAGGCTAATTGGAGTGGAGCCTCCAATTGGAAGGGATCTTTAGGGGGTTTAGACGTACCTCCTTCAGTGAGGAGGACCCGGTAGGTCTCAACTGAGCCCCTCAGTCCCATTGGGCTGTAGCTCATTAATTGAGGCTGTGCTTAGAatcgtgaggccctggattcaatccccagcacccctccACCCATCCCCCATGATATGGTCAGCTTTTTCATTACTGTATTCTTCTTTTGGCGGGGAgtgagtaccaggaattgaactcaggggacttctacgactgagccacatccccaacactacttcgtattttatttagagccagggtctcactgagtaggtttagtgcctcactgttgctgaggctggctctgaactcgcaacctcctgcctcagcctccagaactgctaggattacaggcttgtgccaccacccCAGCTggtgtttttatttctatgagacCAGCTGGAGGGTCAAATTAAGACCAGGGCATACTCGTGGTAGGCTTGTTTGAAAAGCCTTATCTCCATAGCGCCATCTTCCCCTATGGCTAGAAAGTTCGAGAGTTCCAATCGCCGCTGCTTCGCTGGTCTGGGGTCACACGGTGGGGTAGATGAGGGAGTGATTGGTTTTGAAAAGCGGACCGATCATCATTTAGGTTGTGGTAACCAGGGACAAAGAATAAAATCTTCCAACCCATTGGTGCAGAAGATGCAGACAGCATAATGGATATCATAGCCAGAGGCTGAGTGGGTGGATCTGTACTGAACAATTAGGTGTCACCCTAGGAATTTAGGCTTCCCAAGGTCTCTCCGAAAGAAGTGACACTTAAAGTGGATTTTAGGGATCAAACTTGAGGACAAAATTTTCCAGGCTGCAGTATGAGAACTTAGGGAGTGCTGGCCGCGGTGGTGCACTGTAATTCCAGAGGCCCTGGAGGctcaggcagaaggattgcaatttcaaagcctgcctcagcaatttagtgagatcctaaaacaactgagtgagaccttgttttgaaatagaaaataaaaaagggctgcagATTTAGCACAGTGGTCAagggctcctgggttcaattcctgttaccaagaaagaaaaaaaaagaacttggtGGGGCGCGGTCTTCTTAATTTACCCCCCCCCCCATACTAGGGATTAAGCACAGGAGAGTTCACTGCTGaacataaccccagcccttctcGGATTTTTGAGACAGAGAAGGCCATccacgaacttgtgatcctcttgcctcaatctcctgagttgctgggaactacagatgtgtgccaccacactcaacTAGGAGTGTCTTAATTCTTATAAACTGGTACATGAGCCTGGAGCAGTgactcacacctataatcccagtggctcaggaggctgaagcaggaagatcccaagttccaggccagcaccAGCAActtaaagaaaggaaggaaggaagaaaggaagggagggagggaaggaaggaaaggaagaaaagaaaagagagagagagagagaggaggggtctGGAGGTAagaagaatagtagaatgaactgtgtacatatatgactatacaacctgtgtgattctacatcatggacAACCAGAAGTGTGAGAAGTAATACTTCATATAAgtgatgatgtgtcaaaatgcattctatagtcatgtataactaattagaacga includes:
- the Trim60 gene encoding tripartite motif-containing protein 60 gives rise to the protein MEFVSALADLQRECSCPICLDYLKDPVTISCGHNFCFDCLNHSWKDLTDAFPCPVCRFGFPERKFRRNPQLCNLIEIAQLLRIRKSKRKRQEENAICEKHNQFMTLFCVKDLQILCTQCSFSAEHQRHYICPIKQAATFQRRILESSIQPLKNNVERVEKVLILQGRKFLELKKKVEYRREEINTEFEQIKLCLQNEQEALLKQIQDEELDILSKLNDNLVTFSDHISTLKCLMKEIKGKCVQSDLVLLKDVKSIRQRYQNLKHPELSSLGLNNYGFSLPPQYSGLKRIIKQFHRDVSLDPNTAYPQLIVSEDRKSVTFRRTKQTVCYNSRRFYLCPAVLGSKMFNSGRHYWEVDVGNKPQWTVGVCQDYLLWNWRNLPSVLSGFWAIGRYIESGYVVFGPKKTQLLPVPKPSKIGIFLDFELGEVSFYNGDDRSLLYSFSDSLTKTKTIWPYFYVGTDSKPLKILPVDNER